The proteins below are encoded in one region of Oncorhynchus nerka isolate Pitt River linkage group LG15, Oner_Uvic_2.0, whole genome shotgun sequence:
- the LOC115142978 gene encoding POZ-, AT hook-, and zinc finger-containing protein 1-like isoform X2 → MLNEFGMERIAEQSWNSSYTYQVSNHSAEMLHNLNIQRKDGGRFCDVILRVGEESFPAHKAVLAACSEYFESVFGCQPEGDGEAKELEMHTISPKVFKDILDFVYTSRIVVRLECFPELMTAAKFLLMRSVIEICQEVIKQSNVQILIPPSRGGDVSLFRATGGSELGFKLAVDMSNGNGLLENSNNGHTHNVDGSHANDTLVSDSSPQSTIPVLQPVSPSEKTGNPFQEEGSPGSKRGRGRPKKATAIEHIHYNHSTSDVKDIEQLFPCGICGKAFTEAVRLRNHEAQHGASSHGASSGGGPTLITHSGQPGLLENGMPLHGTVDISRKRERTRRHVGCDICGKVFRDVYHLNRHKLSHSGEKPYACHVCGLRFKRKDRMSYHVRSHDGSVGKPYVCQSCGKGFSRPDHLNGHIKQVHTTERPHKCQICNASFATRDRLRSHLACHEDKIPCQVCGKYLRAAYMTDHLKKHSEGPHNYCSICNKGFSTASYLKVHVKTHHGSPLLPATAPAHGAFPEPQNHGGALYHTGRQCAVEDLCTSRRLLVTFQEAEGHCFLPQPGPPFLGLQPELLLGKPGLGGAPYFWECSAGPPGFQPLHGPLPDGQENVGKCPHQGESEGDEPSFRELSNGDEMKSPHKSEGEELGSPTPFACNGASAGTGTVPGSPPGDAKAKTSQDSPEKKFPCSECTQTFRTKSYLNKHVNRVHHHGVQKSLVVAAGSGSGLGELGPSLGSPFSPQQNMSLLESFGFQIVQSAFASSLVDSEAGHSGMDLGGK, encoded by the exons ATGTTGAATGAATTCGGCATGGAGAGAATAGCGGAGCAGTCGTGGAATTCTTCATACACCTATCAGGTGAGCAATCATAGCGCGGAGATGCTACACAACCTCAACATTCAGAGGAAAGATGGAGGCAGGTTTTGCGATGTGATCTTGCGTGTTGGCGAAGAGAGCTTCCCTGCCCACAAGGCGGTACTGGCGGCGTGCAGCGAGTACTTCGAGTCCGTTTTTGGTTGTCAACCGGAGGGCGACGGGGAGGCAAAAGAACTCGAGATGCATACGATAAGCCCCAAAGTTTTTAAAGACATTTTGGACTTTGTCTACACCTCTAGGATTGTGGTACGATTGGAATGTTTCCCCGAGTTGATGACAGCTGCTAAGTTTCTGTTAATGCGTTCTGTCATCGAGATATGCCAAGAAGTAATAAAACAGTCCAATGTACAAATCCTTATACCACCCTCTCGAGGAGGCGACGTCAGTTTGTTCCGTGCCACGGGGGGCTCTGAATTGGGTTTCAAATTAGCGGTAGACATGTCAAATGGGAATGGCTTGTTGGAAAATAGCAACAATGGGCACACACATAATGTGGACGGAAGTCATGCCAATGACACTCTTGTTTCGGATAGCAGCCCCCAGTCCACTATTCCAGTTCTGCAGCCCGTGTCTCCATCAGAGAAGACGGGCAACCCTTTCCAAGAAGAGGGATCTCCGGGTTCTAAGAGAGGCAGGGGACGACCAAAGAAAGCGACAGCCATAGAGCATATACATTATAACCACAGCACCTCTGACGTTAAAGACATTGAGCAGCTATTTCCTTGTGGAATATGTGGCAAAGCATTTACAGAGGCTGTGCGGTTGAGAAATCACGAAGCGCAGCATGGAGCGTCCAGCCATGGCGCGAGTAGCGGAGGCGGCCCTACCTTGATAACGCACTCTGGTCAGCCCGGTCTGTTGGAGAATGGCATGCCCTTGCATGGAACAGTGGATATCAGCCGTAAACGAGAGAGGACGAGACGTCACGTTGGCTGTGACATTTGTGGAAAGGTGTTCCGGGATGTCTACCACCTGAACCGACACAAATTGTCTCATTCCGGGGAAAAGCCATATGCGTGCCATGTCTGTGGCCTGCGATTCAAGCGCAAGGATAGGATGTCATACCATGTGCGGTCACACGATGGATCTGTGGGCAAACCTTACGTCTGTCAAAGCTGTGGAAAGGGGTTTTCAAG GCCAGACCATCTTAATGGACACATCAAGCAGGTTCACACAACAGAGAGACCCCATAAGTGTCAG ATTTGTAATGCCTCCTTTGCTACGAGAGATCGTCTGCGGTCCCACCTGGCTTGCCACGAGGACAAGATCCCGTGCCAGGTATGTGGGAAGTACCTCCGGGCTGCGTACATGACCGACCACCTCAAGAAACACAGTGAAGGACCTCACAACTACTGTAGCATATGCAACAAAG GTTTCTCCACTGCATCCTACCTTAAGGTGCACGTAAAAACGCACCACGGCTCGCCATTGCTCCCCGCTACCGCCCCAGCACACGGTGCCTTCCCCGAGCCGCAGAACCACGGCGGTGCCCTCTACCACACGGGACGCCAGTGCGCAGTGGAAG ACCTGTGCACCAGTCGCCGGCTGCTGGTCACCTTTCAAGAGGCAGAGGGTCACTGCTTTCTCCCCCAGCCCGGCCCTCCCTTCCTGGGCCTGCAGCCCGAGCTGCTACTGGGGAAACCAGGTCTTGGGGGGGCTCCGTATTTCTGGGAATGCTCTGCCGGCCCGCCTGGGTTCCAACCCCTCCACGGGCCTCTGCCAG ACGGGCAAGAGAATGTCGGGAAATGTCCCCATCAGGGAGAATCTGAGGGAGACGAGCCGTCTTTCAGGGAGCTGTCCAATGGCGACGAGATGAAATCTCCACATAAGTCTGAGGGGGAGGAGCTTGGGTCTCCGACACCATTCGCCTGCAACGGAGCCTCTGCTGGTACTGGGACAGTGCCGGGGTCGCCACCAGGTGACGCTAAAGCCAAGACCAGCCAGGACTCTCCAGAGAAAAAGTTCCCCTGCAGTGAGTGCACCCAGACCTTCCGAACAAAATCCTACCTCAACAAGCACGTCAACAGAGTGCATCATCATGGGGTCCAGAAGAGTCTGGTGGTGGCTGCAGGGTCTGGGTCAGGTCTGGGGGAGCTGGGTCCTTCGCTGGGCTCGCCCTTCTCCCCACAACAGAACATGTCTCTGCTGGAGTCGTTTGGCTTCCAGATTGTCCAGTCTGCCTTTGCCTCGTCGCTGGTGGACTCTGAGGCAGGGCATAGTGGAATGGACCTGGGGGGGAAGTGA
- the LOC115142978 gene encoding POZ (BTB) and AT hook-containing zinc finger 1-like isoform X1, whose protein sequence is MLNEFGMERIAEQSWNSSYTYQVSNHSAEMLHNLNIQRKDGGRFCDVILRVGEESFPAHKAVLAACSEYFESVFGCQPEGDGEAKELEMHTISPKVFKDILDFVYTSRIVVRLECFPELMTAAKFLLMRSVIEICQEVIKQSNVQILIPPSRGGDVSLFRATGGSELGFKLAVDMSNGNGLLENSNNGHTHNVDGSHANDTLVSDSSPQSTIPVLQPVSPSEKTGNPFQEEGSPGSKRGRGRPKKATAIEHIHYNHSTSDVKDIEQLFPCGICGKAFTEAVRLRNHEAQHGASSHGASSGGGPTLITHSGQPGLLENGMPLHGTVDISRKRERTRRHVGCDICGKVFRDVYHLNRHKLSHSGEKPYACHVCGLRFKRKDRMSYHVRSHDGSVGKPYVCQSCGKGFSRPDHLNGHIKQVHTTERPHKCQICNASFATRDRLRSHLACHEDKIPCQVCGKYLRAAYMTDHLKKHSEGPHNYCSICNKDGQENVGKCPHQGESEGDEPSFRELSNGDEMKSPHKSEGEELGSPTPFACNGASAGTGTVPGSPPGDAKAKTSQDSPEKKFPCSECTQTFRTKSYLNKHVNRVHHHGVQKSLVVAAGSGSGLGELGPSLGSPFSPQQNMSLLESFGFQIVQSAFASSLVDSEAGHSGMDLGGK, encoded by the exons ATGTTGAATGAATTCGGCATGGAGAGAATAGCGGAGCAGTCGTGGAATTCTTCATACACCTATCAGGTGAGCAATCATAGCGCGGAGATGCTACACAACCTCAACATTCAGAGGAAAGATGGAGGCAGGTTTTGCGATGTGATCTTGCGTGTTGGCGAAGAGAGCTTCCCTGCCCACAAGGCGGTACTGGCGGCGTGCAGCGAGTACTTCGAGTCCGTTTTTGGTTGTCAACCGGAGGGCGACGGGGAGGCAAAAGAACTCGAGATGCATACGATAAGCCCCAAAGTTTTTAAAGACATTTTGGACTTTGTCTACACCTCTAGGATTGTGGTACGATTGGAATGTTTCCCCGAGTTGATGACAGCTGCTAAGTTTCTGTTAATGCGTTCTGTCATCGAGATATGCCAAGAAGTAATAAAACAGTCCAATGTACAAATCCTTATACCACCCTCTCGAGGAGGCGACGTCAGTTTGTTCCGTGCCACGGGGGGCTCTGAATTGGGTTTCAAATTAGCGGTAGACATGTCAAATGGGAATGGCTTGTTGGAAAATAGCAACAATGGGCACACACATAATGTGGACGGAAGTCATGCCAATGACACTCTTGTTTCGGATAGCAGCCCCCAGTCCACTATTCCAGTTCTGCAGCCCGTGTCTCCATCAGAGAAGACGGGCAACCCTTTCCAAGAAGAGGGATCTCCGGGTTCTAAGAGAGGCAGGGGACGACCAAAGAAAGCGACAGCCATAGAGCATATACATTATAACCACAGCACCTCTGACGTTAAAGACATTGAGCAGCTATTTCCTTGTGGAATATGTGGCAAAGCATTTACAGAGGCTGTGCGGTTGAGAAATCACGAAGCGCAGCATGGAGCGTCCAGCCATGGCGCGAGTAGCGGAGGCGGCCCTACCTTGATAACGCACTCTGGTCAGCCCGGTCTGTTGGAGAATGGCATGCCCTTGCATGGAACAGTGGATATCAGCCGTAAACGAGAGAGGACGAGACGTCACGTTGGCTGTGACATTTGTGGAAAGGTGTTCCGGGATGTCTACCACCTGAACCGACACAAATTGTCTCATTCCGGGGAAAAGCCATATGCGTGCCATGTCTGTGGCCTGCGATTCAAGCGCAAGGATAGGATGTCATACCATGTGCGGTCACACGATGGATCTGTGGGCAAACCTTACGTCTGTCAAAGCTGTGGAAAGGGGTTTTCAAG GCCAGACCATCTTAATGGACACATCAAGCAGGTTCACACAACAGAGAGACCCCATAAGTGTCAG ATTTGTAATGCCTCCTTTGCTACGAGAGATCGTCTGCGGTCCCACCTGGCTTGCCACGAGGACAAGATCCCGTGCCAGGTATGTGGGAAGTACCTCCGGGCTGCGTACATGACCGACCACCTCAAGAAACACAGTGAAGGACCTCACAACTACTGTAGCATATGCAACAAAG ACGGGCAAGAGAATGTCGGGAAATGTCCCCATCAGGGAGAATCTGAGGGAGACGAGCCGTCTTTCAGGGAGCTGTCCAATGGCGACGAGATGAAATCTCCACATAAGTCTGAGGGGGAGGAGCTTGGGTCTCCGACACCATTCGCCTGCAACGGAGCCTCTGCTGGTACTGGGACAGTGCCGGGGTCGCCACCAGGTGACGCTAAAGCCAAGACCAGCCAGGACTCTCCAGAGAAAAAGTTCCCCTGCAGTGAGTGCACCCAGACCTTCCGAACAAAATCCTACCTCAACAAGCACGTCAACAGAGTGCATCATCATGGGGTCCAGAAGAGTCTGGTGGTGGCTGCAGGGTCTGGGTCAGGTCTGGGGGAGCTGGGTCCTTCGCTGGGCTCGCCCTTCTCCCCACAACAGAACATGTCTCTGCTGGAGTCGTTTGGCTTCCAGATTGTCCAGTCTGCCTTTGCCTCGTCGCTGGTGGACTCTGAGGCAGGGCATAGTGGAATGGACCTGGGGGGGAAGTGA